Within the Vicinamibacteria bacterium genome, the region GATCTCAAGAATCGTGGTCAGCGCAACACCAGGGAGACGTCTCTGGCAAAATGGTATTCGACCGTTGCGTCCGAGCGCGCTGCCTCCGATGCGATTCAGATCTTCGGCTCTTACGGATACTCCGACGAGTATCCTGTGGGTCGTTTTTGGCGGAACTCGAAAGGCGCGGTCATCTACGAAGGGACGCGCGAAATCCACACGTTGATGCAGGCCGACTATGCCCTCGGCTATCGGGTGGACAAGCCGACCCGGGTAACGCTTCCCGCATACCCGAAGTCGACATAGCTGCACCGGACTTGTCGACTGGACGGAGGCTTCGACTCGGCCAAAGACCAACCTCCCCGAGCAGCGACCCGGGGCGAGCCGCTTGCCGCCGGTTTCTCGGTCGATTACAATAAGAGCCGACTCGATACATACCATCCGCATTTCTTGAGAGCACTCCAGACCGGCACAATCCAAGGACGTGACCATCCCACAAGAACAAAGCAATCACGAAGGATGCCGCCCCGTGCCGATGTTTCCGCAAAGCGAGCCCGTCCCCATCGACGAAATCGCTTCCTCGGCGGAAGAACTTCTGACGTCACTCTGGGCAGTGAGGAGGTAGGACCATCGTGAACGTCGACGTCGACGCGCTGTTTGTCGCATTTAGCGACGATTCGGTCGAACGGAGCTACTATCTGGATATGGACTCGGGGCAAGTATTCAACGTGCTCGAGGACCACGACGACCCCGAGACGCAAGAGCTGGTGTGGCAGCTCGAAGCGGATACCCGCGGTCGTTTCGTGCAGGTTCCCAAACCGTCTCTGGAGGAATCTCTCGAGGAGCAAGACGCTTTCGTCGAGTCCATGGCCGATGGAGAGCTGAAGCAGGAGCTCGAATCGCTCGTGCCCAACGACCACGACGGAACCAAGTTCGTCGATTTCGTGGAGAGAAACCGCGCGGCACGCGACGCCTGGCGCGATTACCGCATGGCACGCTCGCGGGAAAAAGCGAACGCGTGGCTGGACAAGCTGGGCCTGTCCCAAACCTGAGCCACCGGCGGACGAGGGTCGGCGTGGCGGGCTGGTCGTACCCCGACTGGGAGGGCATCGTCTTCCCCAAGCAGGCGAACTTCGACGGTCTCGCCTACCTGGTTCGTTTCTTCGACACCCTGGAGGTCAACTCCCCTTTCTACAGGATTCCAACGCCTCGCACGACCTCGTCTTGGGCGCGCCGAGCCCGGAAGAACGAAGACTTCCGCTTCACCCTGAAA harbors:
- a CDS encoding UPF0158 family protein, producing MNVDVDALFVAFSDDSVERSYYLDMDSGQVFNVLEDHDDPETQELVWQLEADTRGRFVQVPKPSLEESLEEQDAFVESMADGELKQELESLVPNDHDGTKFVDFVERNRAARDAWRDYRMARSREKANAWLDKLGLSQT